One uncultured Fretibacterium sp. genomic region harbors:
- a CDS encoding 2-oxoacid:acceptor oxidoreductase family protein has product MRQDKDMQYVIVGIGGQGILFTSRVLGRVAIGKGLPMIGSEVHGMAQRGGSVISHFKIGGYRSSLVRMGQADVLMAFDQSEGIRNLPYLREGGTFVVNVHDDAAFRNERLAGYLSSRGIDVCRFAGYDILDAHMKGNYLFLNVLILGAASGMGIPGLERDLVVKALEELAPPKHLEANLRVFELGLSASGR; this is encoded by the coding sequence ATGCGTCAGGACAAGGATATGCAGTACGTCATCGTCGGGATAGGCGGCCAGGGCATCCTTTTCACGAGCAGGGTCCTGGGTCGGGTGGCGATCGGCAAGGGGCTTCCTATGATCGGCAGCGAGGTCCACGGCATGGCTCAGCGCGGCGGATCGGTCATCAGCCACTTCAAGATCGGCGGCTACCGCAGCTCGCTGGTCCGTATGGGACAGGCCGACGTCCTGATGGCCTTCGATCAGTCGGAGGGCATCCGAAACCTCCCCTATCTCAGGGAGGGGGGGACCTTCGTCGTCAACGTTCACGACGATGCGGCCTTCCGAAACGAGCGGCTCGCGGGCTATCTCTCGTCCCGAGGGATCGACGTCTGCCGCTTCGCGGGCTACGATATCCTGGACGCGCACATGAAGGGCAACTATCTCTTCCTGAACGTCCTCATTCTCGGCGCCGCCAGCGGCATGGGCATCCCCGGACTGGAACGGGACCTCGTCGTGAAGGCGCTCGAGGAGCTGGCTCCGCCCAAGCACCTGGAGGCGAACCTCAGGGTCTTCGAGCTGGGGCTGTCCGCCTCCGGGAGGTAA